The following are encoded in a window of Vibrio sp. SCSIO 43136 genomic DNA:
- a CDS encoding ABC transporter substrate-binding protein: MNNSNPNFLWCLAIALFCMPFMLSAKPYKIGIAQWTGYPDNLAGFKQGLEDAGLDLQQDVVFIEAQLGNDRDAYTLAANDLKEHKVDLVYSLTTPGTVIVKNVMPKTTPIVFSVVTYPADSGLIESFEYSGNNLVGTSNFIPIKHYISMLKAMVPEAHKVAIFHRKGEPNSKIQSANLIRQFRRNRIEAINIEATNLEDLRLKASDVASEVQAFVTTTDTLMQNGGEEVLIALSLEHSIPILSSNKSGIEKGATFGPVSDFYLLGKMSGELAAAILTQNVRPAQLESRVQASPVILVHRKNAEQIGVRIPQSLQDNIEWVE, encoded by the coding sequence ATGAACAATTCTAATCCCAACTTCCTATGGTGCTTGGCTATAGCGCTGTTTTGTATGCCATTTATGCTTAGTGCAAAACCCTACAAAATTGGCATCGCACAGTGGACAGGGTATCCCGATAATTTGGCAGGCTTTAAACAGGGCCTTGAGGATGCTGGCTTAGATTTACAGCAAGATGTTGTGTTCATTGAAGCGCAACTTGGTAATGACAGAGATGCTTATACTCTGGCAGCGAATGATTTGAAAGAGCATAAAGTCGACCTTGTCTATTCACTGACAACACCTGGCACAGTGATCGTTAAAAATGTGATGCCAAAAACGACGCCGATTGTTTTTTCAGTTGTCACATATCCTGCTGACTCAGGGCTTATCGAATCTTTCGAGTATTCTGGGAACAACCTAGTAGGTACGAGTAATTTTATTCCTATTAAGCATTACATTTCTATGCTGAAAGCCATGGTGCCCGAAGCACACAAAGTGGCAATTTTTCACCGCAAAGGTGAACCGAATTCAAAGATTCAATCCGCTAATCTTATTCGACAATTTAGACGCAACAGAATAGAAGCCATCAACATCGAAGCCACCAACCTTGAAGATTTACGACTTAAAGCCTCAGATGTTGCAAGTGAGGTACAGGCTTTTGTCACGACGACCGATACTTTGATGCAAAATGGTGGAGAAGAAGTATTGATTGCATTGTCACTTGAGCACTCCATTCCTATTCTTAGTTCGAATAAATCAGGCATTGAAAAAGGGGCGACATTTGGTCCGGTATCTGATTTTTATCTACTAGGGAAAATGTCCGGTGAGTTGGCTGCAGCCATACTGACTCAAAATGTGCGGCCTGCTCAATTGGAGTCTCGTGTTCAGGCTTCACCAGTGATATTGGTTCACCGCAAAAATGCCGAGCAGATAGGTGTGCGCATACCGCAAAGTTTGCAAGACAACATAGAGTGGGTTGAATAG
- a CDS encoding ATP-binding protein, which produces MSGSIERKLRREVLSRKEAERLLEEKSRALYETNQQLEVALGELEQASLGQLKELEFKKQLDKLLIHYGQQLLSRELDNIVVSEITNQLKQLPLLDDIAIELNSHPAIKSTNCLRVSSLPMADINQLTLTIELSVDKHSFGQIIALGDINDEHVLTNGLTMVADMLKGALQRQIILHQHVESRQRAEISERSTREFLAMINHELRTPLNGLLGGIELLQDTALSPQQNLLVNTVNRSGEFLRVIINDLLDFSKLNAGMFELLPTTFSTAELKQTLQSIFGHKCAEKGLRFGISIAKEVPDYLIGDRERISQVLVNIIGNAVKFTEQGKVDTTFAWLDEQLVVTISDTGQGIADTESLFQPFTQADRSVNRQHEGTGLGLAICDRLVSLMEGQIVLDTQVGKGTTFTIHLPLSIGSKIVDLPNQQSSDNIELSELKVLVVEDIKINQLVIQQMLSKLMLTPEICENGQEALDTLEQRSFDLILMDCRMPVMDGLQATKLLREQGYSKPIVALTAGTTSMEREECINAGMDDILSKPYRSSELVDILRRWCPQN; this is translated from the coding sequence ATGAGTGGTTCTATTGAGCGTAAGCTACGCCGTGAAGTCCTTTCTCGTAAAGAGGCTGAAAGGCTGCTTGAAGAAAAGAGCCGCGCACTCTATGAAACTAATCAGCAGTTGGAAGTCGCACTAGGTGAGCTCGAACAAGCATCGCTAGGCCAACTCAAAGAACTTGAGTTTAAAAAACAGCTCGACAAGCTTTTAATCCACTATGGGCAACAATTGCTATCTCGAGAGCTAGATAACATAGTGGTCAGCGAGATCACCAACCAGCTCAAGCAATTGCCCCTACTTGATGACATCGCCATTGAGCTAAACTCACACCCTGCCATTAAAAGTACTAACTGCTTGCGTGTTAGCTCTTTGCCAATGGCAGACATCAACCAGCTCACACTGACCATAGAGTTAAGTGTTGATAAACACTCATTTGGCCAAATCATCGCCTTAGGCGACATCAATGACGAGCATGTTCTAACAAATGGGTTAACCATGGTTGCTGACATGCTTAAAGGTGCGTTGCAGCGCCAGATCATCCTTCATCAACACGTTGAATCACGACAACGGGCCGAGATATCAGAGCGTTCGACTCGTGAATTTTTGGCGATGATCAATCATGAACTGCGCACACCGCTAAATGGATTGCTGGGCGGCATCGAATTACTACAAGATACCGCACTTTCGCCTCAGCAAAACCTGTTGGTTAACACTGTTAACCGCTCAGGTGAGTTTTTGCGCGTGATAATCAACGATCTACTCGACTTTAGTAAACTCAATGCAGGCATGTTTGAGCTACTCCCTACTACTTTCAGTACCGCCGAGTTAAAACAAACCTTGCAAAGCATTTTCGGCCATAAGTGTGCAGAAAAAGGACTGCGATTTGGTATCTCAATTGCGAAAGAGGTGCCGGATTATCTAATTGGTGATAGAGAGAGGATTAGCCAAGTGCTAGTGAATATCATCGGCAATGCCGTGAAATTCACCGAACAGGGAAAGGTCGACACTACATTTGCGTGGCTAGATGAGCAATTGGTAGTCACCATTAGCGATACAGGGCAAGGCATCGCAGATACCGAGTCACTATTTCAGCCTTTTACTCAGGCAGACCGAAGCGTTAACCGCCAGCACGAGGGCACAGGGTTAGGGCTTGCAATATGTGACCGCTTAGTTTCTCTAATGGAGGGCCAAATTGTTCTTGATACTCAAGTAGGGAAAGGCACCACATTCACGATTCATTTACCTTTATCGATAGGTTCAAAAATTGTAGATCTGCCCAATCAGCAAAGTAGCGACAATATCGAGCTTTCGGAGCTCAAAGTGCTGGTTGTCGAGGATATCAAGATTAATCAGCTTGTTATCCAGCAAATGCTCTCTAAGCTGATGCTTACACCTGAAATATGTGAAAACGGCCAAGAAGCACTGGATACTCTTGAGCAGCGATCCTTTGATTTGATTTTGATGGACTGTCGGATGCCAGTCATGGATGGACTACAAGCGACGAAATTGCTACGAGAGCAAGGGTATAGCAAGCCCATTGTTGCCTTAACCGCAGGTACTACATCAATGGAACGAGAGGAGTGTATTAATGCGGGGATGGACGATATTCTTTCCAAACCCTACCGCTCCTCTGAGTTGGTGGATATCTTGCGCAGATGGTGTCCGCAGAACTAG
- a CDS encoding MFS transporter: MWNRMNKSMMFCQMMFGLSFYGVMVILTRFFLENLNYSEAETMMVVGAFSAIGPLFAIAGGFIADKFLGAYRSLTIAYAGFTAGYVLLVLGATTVNIPMSLAGIALASYGRGLMSPSYPSLFKRTFSTQEDFENGYPVNYSVNNVGALIGQYMFPMFVLVIGFYGSFMLSGVMAFAALFMMYTLRKPIHAVSADIDKQPVSGKNWALFALTSIAMIGLVFFMFSDMDKGQNIVYAIGGGAIAYFVFLMFKANKSEALKMGTILIVTVLTTAFFVYYGQMMTSMTMVTINTMRGDLLGFIPIAPEAAMSMNPLWCIVAGPVIAGTFSTLEKKGVNFTTATKIGFSFILTAIAFGILTLAVKNIGEDVIIRPEVFLVIHFFQAFAEVIVGSMVVAFILSVTPKHIENFSVSLFSVAIALSGIVGAVFSTSIAADKDQVIDQAFVQNVYGDYFSLLTMLAVVMVLVALLSSIAIRKMLAAAKQSEGEEQIELTEAKS, from the coding sequence ATGTGGAATAGAATGAACAAATCCATGATGTTCTGCCAAATGATGTTTGGGCTGTCGTTTTATGGCGTGATGGTAATTTTGACTCGATTCTTCCTTGAGAACCTCAATTACAGTGAAGCTGAAACCATGATGGTGGTTGGGGCTTTCTCAGCGATCGGTCCATTGTTCGCGATTGCTGGCGGCTTTATTGCTGACAAATTTTTAGGCGCTTACCGTTCATTGACCATTGCCTATGCAGGTTTTACCGCAGGTTATGTATTGCTTGTATTAGGGGCAACTACAGTCAATATCCCCATGAGTCTGGCCGGTATTGCTCTTGCCAGTTACGGCCGAGGCCTTATGTCACCTTCATACCCGAGTTTGTTTAAGCGTACCTTCTCAACTCAAGAAGATTTTGAAAACGGCTATCCGGTTAACTATTCAGTCAACAATGTCGGCGCACTCATCGGCCAATATATGTTCCCAATGTTTGTATTGGTGATTGGCTTTTACGGAAGTTTCATGCTTTCTGGTGTAATGGCATTTGCTGCCCTTTTCATGATGTATACGCTTCGCAAACCCATTCATGCTGTTAGTGCAGACATAGACAAGCAGCCTGTCAGTGGGAAAAACTGGGCGCTGTTTGCGCTAACGTCAATTGCCATGATCGGGTTAGTTTTCTTTATGTTTAGCGACATGGATAAAGGCCAGAATATTGTTTATGCCATCGGTGGTGGTGCAATTGCATACTTTGTTTTCTTGATGTTCAAGGCGAACAAGTCTGAAGCACTTAAAATGGGCACCATTTTGATAGTTACGGTTTTAACTACGGCGTTTTTCGTTTACTACGGTCAGATGATGACTTCGATGACTATGGTCACCATCAACACAATGCGTGGTGATCTACTTGGTTTCATCCCTATTGCGCCGGAAGCGGCGATGTCAATGAATCCACTATGGTGTATCGTTGCAGGTCCGGTAATTGCAGGGACATTCTCGACACTTGAGAAAAAAGGCGTGAACTTTACCACTGCAACTAAGATTGGTTTCTCTTTCATCCTAACGGCAATTGCTTTCGGTATATTAACCTTAGCGGTGAAAAATATCGGTGAAGACGTCATCATTCGCCCGGAAGTATTCTTAGTTATCCACTTCTTCCAAGCGTTCGCAGAAGTTATCGTTGGCTCAATGGTGGTGGCATTCATTTTGTCTGTTACACCAAAACATATCGAAAACTTCTCAGTAAGCCTGTTCTCAGTAGCCATTGCCTTATCTGGTATCGTTGGTGCGGTATTCTCTACCTCAATAGCGGCAGACAAAGATCAAGTGATCGATCAGGCGTTTGTGCAAAATGTTTACGGCGATTACTTTAGCTTACTGACAATGCTCGCTGTGGTGATGGTTCTCGTCGCACTGCTCTCGTCAATCGCCATTCGTAAGATGCTAGCTGCTGCTAAGCAAAGCGAAGGGGAAGAACAAATCGAACTGACGGAAGCCAAGAGTTAA
- a CDS encoding alpha/beta hydrolase has protein sequence MSEKIYFNTSNKFSVKKSLVGLGTGAFHLIAPKQAKQKAKKLLLTPVRMTPKNEEPAEMRIDQVETGEGLLTRYQLGQGPAWILTHGWSGSSNQYVPLMEHIAAQGFTAIAYDHPGHGKSDGIYGSIPAFVAGLEGIIDATEQEVVGVVGHSMGTASALECRHERIANVPMLLIAPVLNYIENLFGSIERSGFSMRLFKAVVSDIEHQYHYPLHTVDPYNKLGARIAQTIIVHDEADKFAKYSVSQQADQEMKYVELVSVQGQGHGRVMKCSQVMESFDRLAKTINLAKTI, from the coding sequence ATGAGTGAGAAGATTTACTTCAATACGTCGAATAAATTTAGCGTTAAGAAAAGTTTAGTCGGACTTGGTACAGGTGCATTTCATCTAATTGCTCCTAAACAGGCTAAGCAGAAAGCGAAAAAGCTTCTGCTAACTCCAGTACGCATGACACCAAAAAATGAAGAACCGGCTGAAATGCGGATTGACCAAGTAGAAACGGGTGAAGGTCTGTTAACTCGCTATCAACTGGGGCAAGGCCCGGCATGGATTCTTACTCATGGTTGGTCAGGTAGCTCTAATCAATACGTGCCATTGATGGAACACATTGCAGCGCAAGGTTTTACCGCCATTGCCTATGACCATCCCGGCCACGGCAAGAGCGATGGCATTTATGGCTCGATTCCAGCATTTGTTGCTGGGCTAGAAGGTATTATCGATGCCACGGAGCAAGAGGTCGTTGGTGTTGTGGGACACAGCATGGGCACAGCATCAGCCCTTGAATGTCGCCATGAGCGTATTGCCAATGTACCTATGTTGTTGATTGCCCCTGTGTTGAACTACATAGAAAACTTGTTTGGCAGTATTGAACGCTCTGGTTTTTCAATGCGTTTGTTCAAAGCAGTGGTGTCGGATATTGAGCACCAGTACCACTATCCACTCCACACGGTTGACCCATACAACAAACTGGGAGCCCGTATCGCTCAAACCATCATAGTGCACGATGAAGCAGATAAATTTGCCAAGTATTCGGTGTCACAGCAGGCGGACCAGGAAATGAAATATGTGGAACTGGTTTCAGTGCAAGGGCAAGGCCATGGGCGAGTTATGAAGTGCTCGCAGGTGATGGAAAGCTTTGATCGGTTAGCAAAAACAATTAATTTAGCCAAAACGATTTAA
- a CDS encoding TetR/AcrR family transcriptional regulator: protein MILTTAFEIASEQGLESLTIGELAKQCGMSKSGLFSHFNSKENLQIAVLDQANKVFVEKVIAPIRAQEFDCYELKMRCLLESWLGWNHSYQGSCMFLDAWKDGVESDSPIQQKLQQIIAMWIDYLTIQIEKGQSSGEFNVKLDARQATFELYGLYLSAQLFASINGLQTSKDHFWQGVEAIITRWKTD, encoded by the coding sequence ATGATTTTGACGACAGCGTTTGAGATAGCGAGCGAACAAGGCTTGGAAAGTCTGACGATTGGTGAGCTTGCAAAGCAATGTGGTATGTCGAAAAGCGGGTTATTTTCTCACTTTAATTCAAAAGAGAATTTGCAAATAGCGGTGCTTGATCAAGCCAATAAAGTGTTTGTGGAGAAAGTGATTGCACCGATACGAGCGCAAGAGTTTGATTGTTACGAGCTAAAAATGCGTTGCCTGCTAGAAAGCTGGTTAGGTTGGAACCACTCGTATCAAGGCAGCTGTATGTTTTTGGATGCGTGGAAGGATGGTGTCGAGTCTGACAGCCCGATTCAGCAAAAGCTGCAACAAATTATCGCTATGTGGATCGACTACCTAACGATTCAAATAGAGAAAGGACAAAGCTCTGGCGAGTTCAACGTCAAGCTTGATGCAAGACAAGCCACGTTTGAGCTGTATGGCTTGTATCTCAGCGCACAATTATTTGCATCAATTAATGGATTGCAAACCAGTAAAGATCATTTCTGGCAAGGTGTTGAAGCGATTATCACCCGCTGGAAGACGGATTAG
- a CDS encoding response regulator produces MKLIPKIILAITFTTVASLGVMAWYSWHTNRISLDTLIDQQLAGKVALVKSIVDEQQRDVLSIAKLVARNRAIATSLDLDDSSGINQALNDIPAIFSDIRYVLVIDNYRTIFAATTRDGQGNKIAGEELLLASIDDLPKFSRMLADTLRLSDPVYDPYLKELNLPGAPISQWLVVPIKKSNRTVGWVAVSFAWQDTYQVLLDTALDNFIVEHSPVSSISVLSNDLQVELLTSQVASTSSDLISRHAPIKFATDSFDLRVTFDRELAYEPLDKTRNRLIIVIAVGALLISLLLVVVLRKLVVQPISEITKELGYFSRADFDRQITGLRQDEIGDVGRSINQMANALKSSTTSIDRLDLEIQEKQKVLREKEQASRSLEAIFDTAADGIIIINSQGSISSFNKAAQRIFGYTEREAIGNNVAMLMESDLAQVHQSFIRGYLNTGEGKFIGKEYTGRELIGRRKNGELFPVVLSVAKVETEQGIQFSGLIRDNTEVQRNQQELIEAKENALSAVKAKSEFLAVMSHEIRTPMNGILGMLELLLETKMSDEQHHHTHLAHASAQSLLEIINDILDFSKIEAGKLELEQQPFDIRRMLDDLLETMSFQNKNPNVELILNTTGIESSMVNGDLTRIRQIFVNLIGNALKFTEQGEVLVEVAISPTEDAQLLLEAKVKDSGIGIAQDKLESLFAAFTQADASTTRNYGGTGLGLAICKKLVEAMDGDISVTSVVGLGSQFSFRVKTQPSDQAVQIIPNANLSKLNILVVDDNETNREVMRSQLDHWGADVTLAESKDQAVEISQQQPADQQFDIAFLDMQMPGSDGVDLAKALKADEHTRPIKLILMTSNETLNNIQDYRGFGFSGYFAKPATTSDLINALNILSTVEDGETVPLITHNVVSSYVQQKEQEVEPVTGLNILVVEDNKVNQMVVKTILERAGESVTIAENGQVAIDLLTKHQDFDLVLMDCQMPVLDGFEATRQIRQGAAGDLAKRIIIIAMTANAMTGDRELCLEAGMDDYLTKPVNKRRLYEVLNQWSNAANKNEEFVI; encoded by the coding sequence GTGAAACTGATACCCAAAATTATTCTCGCCATTACTTTTACCACCGTTGCATCACTTGGTGTCATGGCGTGGTACTCATGGCATACCAATCGGATTAGCCTAGATACCCTGATTGACCAACAATTGGCGGGAAAGGTCGCCTTGGTGAAAAGCATCGTTGATGAACAGCAACGAGATGTACTGTCGATTGCTAAGCTGGTGGCCCGCAATCGTGCTATTGCTACGTCGCTGGACTTGGATGATAGCAGCGGAATTAATCAGGCACTCAATGATATTCCCGCAATTTTCTCAGACATTCGATACGTATTAGTGATTGATAACTATCGCACTATTTTCGCCGCTACTACCCGAGATGGGCAAGGCAATAAAATTGCTGGCGAAGAGTTGTTGCTGGCAAGTATTGATGACCTCCCTAAGTTCAGTCGCATGCTGGCTGATACGCTTAGACTCAGTGATCCAGTATATGACCCTTATTTGAAAGAGCTAAATCTGCCTGGGGCTCCAATATCACAGTGGTTGGTGGTACCGATTAAAAAATCCAATCGTACGGTGGGTTGGGTTGCAGTTTCGTTTGCTTGGCAAGATACGTATCAAGTGTTGCTTGATACCGCTTTGGACAATTTCATCGTCGAGCATAGCCCTGTTAGTTCTATCTCGGTGTTATCGAATGATTTGCAAGTTGAGCTTCTCACCAGTCAAGTGGCGTCTACCAGTAGCGATTTGATCTCTCGCCATGCCCCTATCAAGTTTGCTACCGACAGCTTTGACTTGAGAGTCACATTTGACCGCGAGCTTGCCTACGAGCCTCTTGATAAGACTCGTAATCGCCTAATAATCGTGATCGCTGTCGGTGCGTTACTGATTTCACTCCTGTTGGTGGTGGTGTTGAGAAAGTTGGTGGTGCAACCTATCTCTGAAATAACTAAAGAACTCGGATATTTTTCTCGGGCAGATTTTGACCGACAGATCACAGGGTTAAGACAGGATGAAATAGGCGATGTTGGGCGTAGCATTAACCAGATGGCAAATGCTCTTAAGTCATCGACCACGTCGATAGATAGGCTCGATCTTGAAATCCAAGAAAAACAGAAGGTTCTAAGAGAGAAAGAGCAGGCGAGCCGGAGCCTAGAAGCGATATTTGATACCGCTGCTGACGGCATCATCATCATAAATTCACAAGGCTCTATCTCATCATTTAATAAAGCAGCGCAGCGCATATTCGGTTACACCGAGCGAGAAGCGATAGGTAATAATGTTGCCATGCTGATGGAGTCGGATCTAGCTCAAGTTCACCAGTCGTTTATTCGAGGATACCTCAATACTGGTGAAGGCAAGTTTATAGGCAAAGAGTACACGGGAAGAGAACTGATAGGACGCCGCAAAAATGGAGAGCTCTTTCCAGTCGTGCTATCTGTTGCCAAGGTTGAAACTGAGCAGGGTATTCAGTTTTCTGGTCTTATTCGCGACAACACCGAAGTTCAGCGAAACCAACAAGAACTTATTGAAGCTAAGGAGAATGCATTATCTGCAGTAAAAGCCAAAAGTGAGTTTTTGGCTGTTATGAGCCACGAGATCCGTACGCCAATGAATGGCATATTGGGTATGCTTGAGCTGCTACTAGAGACAAAAATGTCCGATGAACAGCACCATCACACCCATTTAGCTCATGCAAGTGCACAATCACTGCTTGAAATCATTAATGATATTCTCGACTTCTCTAAAATCGAAGCAGGTAAGTTGGAGCTTGAACAACAGCCGTTTGATATTCGTAGAATGCTCGATGACTTACTTGAAACCATGTCGTTTCAAAATAAAAATCCAAATGTAGAACTGATATTAAACACTACAGGTATCGAGAGTTCGATGGTTAATGGTGATCTGACCAGAATTCGTCAGATATTCGTCAACTTGATAGGCAACGCCTTAAAGTTTACCGAACAAGGAGAGGTGCTGGTCGAAGTCGCAATATCTCCTACTGAAGATGCGCAGTTGCTATTGGAGGCGAAAGTTAAAGATAGTGGGATAGGTATTGCACAAGACAAACTTGAGAGCTTGTTTGCTGCTTTCACTCAGGCTGATGCATCTACAACACGTAACTATGGTGGTACAGGGCTTGGTCTAGCAATCTGTAAGAAGTTGGTAGAGGCTATGGACGGGGATATTAGCGTGACCAGTGTGGTTGGGCTAGGTAGCCAGTTCAGTTTCCGAGTGAAAACCCAGCCATCCGATCAAGCGGTGCAGATCATACCTAACGCTAACCTCTCTAAGCTTAATATTTTGGTGGTTGATGATAATGAAACTAACCGTGAAGTCATGCGCTCACAACTTGACCATTGGGGGGCTGATGTCACTTTAGCGGAGTCAAAAGACCAAGCAGTAGAGATTAGCCAGCAGCAGCCAGCTGATCAGCAGTTCGATATCGCTTTCCTCGATATGCAGATGCCGGGGAGCGATGGAGTTGACCTTGCCAAAGCACTAAAAGCGGATGAGCACACCAGACCAATCAAACTTATTTTGATGACTTCTAATGAGACTCTAAATAACATCCAAGATTACCGTGGTTTTGGATTTAGCGGTTACTTCGCAAAACCTGCCACCACCTCTGATTTGATCAATGCGTTGAATATTCTGTCGACAGTAGAAGATGGCGAAACTGTGCCATTGATTACTCATAATGTCGTGAGCAGCTATGTGCAACAAAAAGAGCAAGAAGTTGAGCCAGTAACAGGCCTCAACATTCTTGTTGTAGAGGACAATAAAGTGAATCAGATGGTCGTAAAAACCATCTTAGAGAGGGCGGGAGAGAGCGTTACTATCGCTGAAAATGGACAGGTTGCCATCGATTTGCTAACAAAACACCAAGATTTCGATTTGGTGCTGATGGATTGTCAAATGCCCGTGCTTGATGGTTTTGAAGCCACTCGTCAAATTAGGCAAGGAGCGGCAGGGGACCTTGCTAAGCGTATTATCATCATTGCGATGACGGCCAACGCAATGACTGGAGATCGCGAGCTTTGCTTAGAGGCGGGCATGGATGACTATTTGACCAAGCCTGTGAATAAACGCAGGTTGTATGAAGTGCTTAACCAATGGTCAAACGCCGCGAATAAGAATGAAGAGTTTGTGATCTAG
- a CDS encoding heme NO-binding domain-containing protein — protein sequence MKGIIFTEFLELVEDKFGLDITDQMLEMCQDQGIYTAVGSYDHIDLVKLIVALSKLTGISAEDLQQVYGRTVFNTLLESLPPHASLNRCETTFQFIQHVEHYIHVEVKKLYPDAQPPQFKFLSVNETEMLMDYTSARCLSHVCFGLIQGCADHYQQQVEIAMTPQDQNGSHVQFKLSLVQQ from the coding sequence ATGAAGGGAATCATTTTTACTGAGTTTCTAGAATTGGTCGAGGACAAGTTTGGTTTGGACATCACCGACCAAATGTTGGAAATGTGCCAAGACCAAGGCATCTATACTGCTGTTGGTAGTTACGATCACATAGACTTAGTTAAGCTGATCGTCGCTCTTAGCAAATTAACGGGTATCAGCGCAGAAGACTTGCAGCAGGTTTATGGCCGAACGGTTTTCAACACCCTACTAGAAAGCTTACCTCCACACGCCAGCCTCAATCGGTGCGAAACAACCTTCCAGTTTATCCAACACGTAGAACACTACATCCATGTTGAAGTGAAAAAGCTCTACCCCGATGCACAGCCACCTCAGTTCAAATTCCTTTCTGTCAACGAAACAGAAATGCTAATGGATTACACTAGCGCAAGATGTTTATCACACGTCTGTTTTGGCTTGATACAAGGCTGCGCCGACCATTACCAGCAGCAGGTCGAGATCGCTATGACGCCTCAAGACCAAAATGGTAGCCACGTTCAATTCAAGTTGAGTCTTGTTCAACAATGA